The proteins below are encoded in one region of Pseudonocardia sp. DSM 110487:
- a CDS encoding NmrA family NAD(P)-binding protein — translation MTVLITGGTGTTGSRVAAALRERDVPVRVASRRPMDGQVRFEWADPGTHAAALDRVCAVYLVAPVGVADPAPLVAPFLDRAREGGVRRVVLLSSSAVPEGAPVLGELHQMVRAGVPEPTVLRPSWFMQNFLGDHPHARSARADGEIVTATGSGRVAFVDAGDIAAVAAHALADEKPHVGEYVLTGPEALSYADAAAVLTDVIGRPVRHRAVNVAELAGRFVAAGYPADFAAVLAALDEGIARGAEDRTTSAVQDVTGRPPRSFREVVGT, via the coding sequence GCAGTCGCGTCGCCGCCGCGTTGCGCGAGCGCGACGTGCCGGTACGCGTCGCGAGCCGTCGCCCAATGGACGGGCAGGTCCGCTTCGAGTGGGCCGATCCCGGCACCCACGCCGCCGCGCTCGACAGGGTGTGCGCGGTGTACCTGGTGGCCCCGGTCGGCGTCGCCGATCCCGCGCCGCTCGTGGCGCCGTTCCTCGACCGGGCGCGGGAGGGCGGGGTGCGGCGAGTGGTGCTCCTCAGCTCCTCGGCCGTGCCGGAGGGCGCCCCCGTGCTGGGCGAGCTGCACCAGATGGTGCGTGCCGGCGTCCCGGAGCCCACGGTGCTGCGGCCGTCCTGGTTCATGCAGAACTTCCTCGGGGACCACCCGCACGCCCGGTCCGCGCGCGCCGACGGCGAGATCGTCACGGCCACCGGCAGCGGGCGCGTGGCGTTCGTCGACGCGGGCGACATCGCGGCGGTGGCCGCGCACGCCCTGGCCGACGAGAAGCCGCACGTCGGCGAGTACGTGCTCACCGGTCCCGAGGCGCTGAGCTACGCCGACGCCGCCGCGGTGCTCACCGACGTCATCGGCCGCCCCGTGCGGCACCGCGCGGTCAACGTTGCGGAGCTCGCCGGGCGATTCGTGGCGGCCGGCTACCCGGCGGACTTCGCGGCGGTGCTCGCGGCCCTCGACGAGGGGATCGCCCGCGGTGCCGAGGACCGCACGACCTCGGCCGTGCAGGACGTCACGGGCCGCCCGCCGCGGTCGTTCCGCGAGGTGGTGGGGACGTGA